From Vanrija pseudolonga chromosome 1, complete sequence, a single genomic window includes:
- the pmp1_2 gene encoding Tyrosine-protein phosphatase pmp1, giving the protein MLCLPFPPSSPHDLSPLSVSPHELSSPRPRLPIPRSALSSSSSAPPSPSTTATAAQCRPIAVLKRPRALDAAPVSTLPPSSSTALHPAKRFRRDSESNVKPSHPLRDSPRRRASSVSAHRPAPLRLSLSIPMGPPTTVGSGNEPLEDSGEQTVTIMPASPKAFSRSTTPLTSSLINGIQDVRLASPMPTELLSAEAPTPSTTSTLTPKSSFSARKSSPPSLPPVLSLKRLNPKGLSLSLGGATSFHNSSTPSTGNSTPTPTTAASQQAAGPSQTPLTPGPPRTPALAVTSLGRNTHKSHRRPSLLSLITHPPGGDDMPVPPTPGGAPYHYPGMRSRGHARMRSAGTPSGTYAEVPDPRTSQSAYPSLRSVPTIEERGSGPSVSSSCSDTSAVPPMSTSASLTSSSASATDSLSLSSTSPAISGESFDMGYPQTSFEPYCDGPVELVPGVWLGAEDSFWRWDVWAPTATRVAVINVAQEIENPFDESTRDDGWEWPQPSVTAGSKKPKVVIKSYPAEDDRPAVDYAHLRWSHGEAGLADVPDTASLTELINGGDYTGGDETDDKWRFWEAIRWLEVRRKAGTPVIIHCQCGVSRSATLAVAYVMTLAAAGAMPEQLNNLRTMQDAYDFVKGKSAWMGPNVSLVFQLVEYARNLSTLLSTHVEKSGKTWTTTWPTLVEVESEDDWAQRRRAFGEEVDSPGGAWDEARALDEAMSVRAGTARRE; this is encoded by the exons ATGCTCTGCCTCCCTTTCCCACCATCCTCACCGCACGACCTCTCTCCGCTATCCGTCTCCCCGCACGAACTCTCCTCGCCCCGACCTCGTCTCCCCATTCCGAGAAGCGCCCTTTCTTCATCCTcatccgcgccgccctcgccatcgacaaCGGCAACAGCAGCCCAGTGTCGCCCTATTGCAGTCTTGAAGCGGCCGCGTGCTCTTGACGCTGCCCCTGTCTCCacactgccgccgtcgtcgtcgacagcgcTCCACCCGGCGAAGCGCTTTAGACGCGACTCTGAGAGCAACGTCAAGCCCAGCCACCCCTTGCGCGATtcaccccgccgacgagcctCCTCTGTTTCCGCTCACAGACCTGCCCCTCTACGCCTCTCATTGTCCATTCCAATGGGCCCTCCAACAACAGTGGGCTCTGGCAACGAGCCCTTGGAAGATAGTGGAGAACAGACCGTCACAATAATGCCCGCCTCGCCAAAGGCCTTCTCCcgctccaccacgccgcTCACCTCGAGCCTCATCAACGGCATTCAAGATGTCCGACTCGCGTCGCCCATGCCTACGGAGCTGCTGTCAGCAGaggcccccaccccctcaaCAACATCCACACTCACGCCCAAGAGCTCATTCTCGGCTCGCAAGTCGTCGCCCCCGTCGCTCCCACCCGTCTTGAGCTTGAAACGTTTGAACCCAAAGGGCCTCTCCTTGTCCCTCGGCGGCGCAACGTCCTTCCACAACTCATCCACTCCCTCGACCGGCAActcgaccccgaccccgacgaccgcggcctcgcagcaggcagcgggACCGTCGCAaaccccgctcacaccagGTCCACCACGGACACCAGCCCTTGCCGTCACGTCGCTTGGCCGCAACACGCACAAATCGCATCGTCGGCCAAGTCTTCTCAGCCTCATCACTCACCCTCCCGGCGGAGACGACATGCCTGTCCCACCGACCCCTGGAGGCGCGCCCTACCACTATCCTGGAATGAGAAGCCGAGGTCATGCCCGGATGCGGAGCGCGGGCACACCGTCGGGAACATATGCTGAAGTCCCTGACCCGCGGACATCACAGTCGGCCTACCCCTCCCTACGGAGCGTTCCCACCATTGAGGAGCGCGGCAGCGGTCCCAGTGTCTCAAGCTCTTGTTCCGACACGAGTGCCGTCCCGCCCATGTCAACGTCGGCCAGCCTTACGTCTTCGTCTGCTTCAGCCACCGACTCGCtgagcttgtcgtcgactTCGCCTGCTATTAGCGGCGAATCCTTTGACATGGGATATCCTCAAACCTCGTTTGAGCCATACTGCGACGGCCCGGTTGAGCTCGTTCCTGGCGTGTGGCTTGGCGCTGAAGACTCCTTCTGGCGCTGGGACGTCTGGGCTCCGACGGCGACCCGCGTGGCTGTCATCAACGTCGCCCAGGAGATTGAGAACCCGTTTGACGAGTCTACAAGAGACGACGGCTGGGAATGGCCCCAACCCTCGGTTACTGCCGGCTCCAAGAAGCCCAAGGTTGTCATCAAGTCATAcccggccgaggacgaccgaCCAGCAGTCGACTATGCCCATCTTCGCTGGTCTCATGGTGAagccggcctcgccgacgtgcccgacACTGCCTCGCTCACCGAGCTCATCAACGGAGGCGACTACACCGGTGGTGACGAGACCGACGACAAGTGGCGGTTCTGGGAGGCCATCCGCTGGCTCGAGGTCCGCCGCAAGGCTGGCACCCCAGTGATTATTCA CTGCCAGTGCGGTGTTTCACGCTCAGCAACCCTAGCTGTCGCCTACGTCATGACCCTTGCGGCTGCTGGTGCCATGCCAGAGCAACTCAACAATCTTCGTACCATGCAGGACGCCTACGACTTTGTCAAGGGCAAGTCGGCTTGGATGGGTCCCAACGTGTCGCTCGTCTTCCAGCTGGTCGAGTACGCCCGCAACCTGTCGACATTACTATCGACACACGTCGAGAAGAGTGGCAAGACGTGGACAACAACATGGCCCACACTGGTCGAAGTGGAGAGCGAAGATGACTGGGCACAGCGTCGACGTGCCTTTGGAGAGGAAGTCGACAGCCCAGGCGGTGCGTGGGATGAGgcccgcgccctcgacgaggccatgtCGGTCAGAGCGGGTACTGCGAGGCGAGAATAG